The window CGGCGTAACCCCGGTCGACCGCCTCGCCGGCCAGCCGGTACATCAGCGTGGCCTTCCCGCCGCTGCCGACGATGGCCACGGCGTCTCCCCGGCGAATCCCGAGCGTGTCGAGAAATGGCGTCTCCGCCGCCGGTCCGCTCACCATTCGCCCCCCGGATTGATGTGGATCGTCCGGGGCCGGCGCTGCAGGAAGCGCCGCACGAGGACCATTCCGACGAGGAATCCGCCGATGTGGGCGTACCAGGCCACGCCGTCGCTGCCGATGCCCAGGATCTGCCGCAGGAACCAGATCCCCAGTACGATGATCGCGGGGACGTGGATGATCTGGATGAAGATGAACAGCAGGACGAAGGTCTTGATGTAGGCCCGGGGATACAGGATGAAATAGGCGCCCAGGATGCCCGCGATCGCCCCACTGGCGCCGATCATCGGGATGGCGGAATCGGGCTCGGATATGACGTGCACCAGGGTGGCGCACAGGCCGGTCAGGAGGTAGAAGAGCAGGTAGCGGCCCGCCCCCATGGCGCTTTCCACGCTGTTGCCGAAGATCCACAGGTAGAGCATGTTGCCGGCAAGGTGCATGAATCCCCCGTGGACGAACATGGCCGTAAACAGGGTCAGGGGGAAGGGCACGAGGGCATCCGGATAGAGCAGGGACGTGCCCGGTATGGGAATGGTGTCCCGGTCTACGAAACGGGTCAGTTCGTAGGGAACGGCCGCCGTCTTGAAGATGAAGATCTGCTCGCCCACCGGACCCAGTACCCACTGGAAGAGGAAGACGGCCACGTTGGCGGCGAGCAGCGCGTAGGTGATGACGGGCCGGGAAAAACTCGGGCTTTCAGCCTGGAGAGGTAGGAGCATGGGCGGGCGGACGGGTTGTGGCCGGCCCGGACGGGAGTGGTGCGACCGGGCAGGGCATGACCCGTCTCATTTCACGGGTTGGGACTCCAGCCGGTTGATTTCGTCGCGCAGCCGGGCCGCCTTCTCGAACTCCAGGTTGGCGGCGGCCTCGTACATGGCGTGCTTGAGTTCTTCCACGACGGTACTCTGGTCCATCTTGGCGATGGTATTGAGGATCGGCATGTCGTCGTCCACCGCCTTCACGTCGGCCACGGCCGTGGTCTTGATGATCTCCTCGATGGACTTGTACACGGTCTCGGGTTCGATCCCGTTCAGTTCGTTGAACTCCTGCTGCAGCGTCCGGCGGCGGTTCGTCTCTTCCATGGCCCGCCGCATGGAGTCCGTGATGTTGTCGGCGTAGAAGATCACCTCGCCGCGCACGTTGCGCGCGGCCCGTCCCGCCGTCTGGATCAGCGAGCGTTCCGACCGCAGGAACCCTTCCTTGTCCGCGTCCAGAATGGCGACCAGGGAGACCTCGGGCAGGTCGAGCCCCTCGCGGAGGAGGTTGATGCCCACGAGGACGTCGAACTTGCCGAGGCGCAGGTCGCGCAGGATCTCGACGCGCTCGATGGAATCGATAGTGGAATGGAGATAGCGCACCCGGACGTTGAGCTGCCGGAGATAGTCGGTCAGGTCCTCGGCCATCCGCTTGGTCAGCGTCGTCACCAGCACCCGTTCCTGACGTTCGGCCCGTTCGCGGATCCGGGCCAGGAGATCGTCCATCTGGTTTTCAACAGGCTGCACAATGATCTCCGGGTCCATCAACCCCGTCGGCCGGATGATCTGTTCGACCACCACGCCCTGGCACTGGCTCAACTCGTAGTCGGCGGGCGTCGCCGACACGTAGATCACCTGGTTGATCATGGATTCGTATTCCTCGAAGGTCAGCGGCCGGTTGTCCAGCGCCGACGGAAGTCGAAAACCGTGTTCGACCAGGGTGGTCTTCCGCGACCGGTCGCCATTGTACATGGCCCGGACCTGGGGCAGGGAGACGTGGGACTCGTCGATGACCAGCAGGAAGTCGCTGGGGAAGAAGTCGAAGAGGCAGAAGGGACGCTCGCCCGGGGACCGGCCCGACAGGTGCATGGAGTAGTTCTCGATACCGGCGCAGAACCCGATCTCCCGCATCATCTCCAGATCGAAGCGCGTGCGCTGTTCCAGCCGCTGGGCCTCAAGGAGCTTGTTCTCGTCGTACAGTACCCGAAGCCGCTCGTCCAGTTCTTCCTCGATGGCCTTCATGGCCTGCTCCAGGCGCGGCGCCGTGGTGACGAAGTGACGGGCCGGGTAGATGGCGATACGGTCCCGCTCCGCCAGGACTTCGCCCGTGAGGGGATCGAATTCGGTGATGCGGTCGACCTCGTCGCCGAACATCTCTATGCGGAGACCCTTTTCCTGGTCCGCGGGCAGGATGTCGAGGGTGTCTCCCCGCACACGGAACGTGCCCCGCGCGAAATCGTAGTCGTTCCGGTTGTAGTGCATATCGATCAGCTTGCGCATGATCATGTCCCGCTCGTACGCCTCCCCCTTTTCCACCAGGAGGATGAACTCCTTCCATTCGTCGGGGGACCCCAGGCTGTAGATGGAGGATACGGAGGCGACGATCACCACGTCCCGTCGTTCCAGCAGCGCGCTCGTCGCCCGCAGCCGGAGCTTGTCCAGGTCCTCGTTGACGGACGAATCCTTCTCGATATAGGTGTCCGTCACCGGCATGTACGCTTCCGGCTGGTAGTAGTCGTAGTAACTGATGAAGTACTCGACGGCGTTCTTCGGGAAGAACCCCTTGAACTCGCCATAAAGCTGGGCGGCCAGGGTCTTGTTGGGTGAAATGACCAGGGTCGGCTTCTGCAACTGGGCGATGACCTGGGCCATCGTGTAGGTCTTGCCGCTGCCCGTGATGCCGAGGAGGCACTGGTGCCTGTCCCCCCGGTGCACGCCCTGGACGAGTTCTTCGATCGCCCCGGGCTGATCGCCCCGGGGCTCGTAGTCGGATACGACCGTGAAGGGAGGCATTTAGAAGTCCGTCGAGAAGATTGCCGTAAATTCGACTGGATAAAAGGGTGCCGCGATCCGTATAATATACGCCGAAAAAGCCTTAAATGCAAAGAAAGGAGTTGAAATGTCTCATCCATTATTTGACTTGAGCGGCCGCGTGGCCCTGGTCTCCGGCGCGGCCGCCGGTATGGGCCGGGCCACCTCCATCGGATTCGCCGAGGCGGGTGCGGATCTCATGCTGGCGGACATCAACGAAGAAGGCATGGAGGACACGGCCAGGGAGATCGAGCGTCTGGGCCGCCGGGCCGAACCCGTGGTGTGTGACGTCTCCAACGGCGCGCAGATCCGGGCGATGTTCGCACGGCTGGACGAAACCTACGGACGCATCGACGTGCTGGCCAACATCGCCGGGGAAGGCGGTATCAACCAGTTGCCGCTGGAAATCACCGAAGCGGGGCTCATCCAGACCCTGAATACTCTGGTCGTAGGAAGGTACGTCTGCTGCCAAGAAGGCGCGAAGCGCATGATAGAGGCCGGAGGGGGCAGCATCATCAACATCGTGTCCATCGCCGGGCTGTCGGCCCTCGGCCGTGGTCACATGTCCTACAGTATCGCCATGGGCGGAGTGGCCCAGATGACACGGGAGATGAGCACGGAGTGGAGCAGCAAGGGCGTTCGCGTCAACGCCATCGTATGCGCCCAGATCATGAACGAAGGCCTGCGCAAGCGCATCGACGCCGACGCCAAGCTGGGCGACACTTACCTGCGGGGCATCCCCATCGGCCGCCTGGGGAAATCGGAAGATATCCAGGGACTGGCCATCTTTCTCGCCTCCGACGCCTCAAGCTGGGTCACCGGGGCGCTCATGCCGCTGGACGGCGGAAACACGGCCAAGAACGCGGGCGGGTCCCATCCGGGCCAGCCGAACGCGCCGGATGAGCAGAAGTACTAGTTGGATCTGCGGTGGGATCAACTGAACTGAGGGGAGATGGAATTGACTACGGATCGGTCTGAACGACTGAATGTCCGCTCCATGTGGGAAGACGAAGCCCTGGATTTCACACCCTGGTTGGCGTGCAACCTCAACCTTGTCGGAGACCTGATTGGTAAGAACTTGGAATTCAAAAAACGAGAGAAAAAAGTCGCCTCGTTTTGGTTCCTCGATATCCTGGCCAAAGACACCGATACAGGAAACTTGGTCGCTATCGAGAACCAGTTGGAATGGTCAGATACCGATCATATGGGCCGACTCATTGCCTATGCAACGATTCTTGATGCTCGAATTGCCATCTGGGTTGCACCGGAATTCACGCATGAGCATGCTGAAGTCTTGCGTCGTTTGAACGAATGGACAAAGAAAGATATTGAGTTCTATGGAATAAAGGTCGAGGTCATCAGAAAGTCTCCAGATTCAGAGCCCGAACCCAGATTTTTGAAGGTGGTGTACCCAGGCGGCTGGGATCTTGGAAATATCCTGCCGGTTGATCCACCAGCCCCACCTCATATTCAGAAATACCCCGACTTCTTCGAGCCTCTGATAAGTAAACTGCGCGATACCGGATTTGCTTCAGAAAGACCAATACGAATGTTCGGCCACACAGGCCGTTACTTTCCTTCCACCGAGAACGACGGCATTTGGTATGCTGCGTCCCTGGAGGGTAAAAACGATGCCTGGGTCACCGTACACATTCGAAACGATGACAACGAGGTAACGAAGAATCTGTTTGATCAACTGGAAGCCGATAAAAATCGGATCGTATCACGCATCGAAGCCAATTTCGAACCGGAGTGGTGTTGGCGCAGGCATGACAGACATACGTTTTCCAGCATAAGTATCAGGAAGGACGGCAGTATAGACGACCCGGCGGACAGGCTCGAAGAAACCAGGGCCTGGATGCTGGATCTTCTTCCCAAGCTAAAGAAGGTTTTTGATCCGTGGATTGCTGAATTACTCTCGGATTTGCAAAAGCGCTGTAGGTAGAGCGGTAATCGGCAGAATCTACCAACCTTTACCAGATCTGACCACTCGGGTTTAGATACCGGGCCCCAGTGTATCACCCGTCTCCCCATCGAACAGGTGGATCTTCTCGGGGTCGAAGGAGAGGTCCACGCTGTCTCCCCTGTCGAAACGAACGTCCGGCCGGGTGCGTACCTTGACGTTGTTGCCTCCCACATCGACCGTCAGGTACAGGTCGCTGCCCATGGGTTCGCGCACCACGACCTCGGCATGACCGACCGACTGATCCTTGTTGCCCGTTTGGTCGCCCGTCTCGCTGGCCAACCCCGCTGACGACAGCGCCTCACTGATTCCAATATCCTCGGCCCGAACGCCCAGGTATACCTCCCGCCCTTCCGGCTGCTCCATCCGCTCGATCATGGACGTCGCGACGCCGCACGCGTAACCCTTGCCGACCACGCGCCAGCCTGAAGAACCAGACTGCTCCAGCACGCCTTTCAACAGATTGATGGGCGGACTCCCCACGAACCCGGCCACGAAGGTATTGGCGGGGCTGTCGTAGATGGATTCAGGCGTACCGATCTGTTGGATCTTCCCCTCCTTCATCACCACGATCCGGTCGGAGAGGATGAGCGATTCGGCCTGGTCATGGGTAACGTAGACGAAGGTCATTTCGAGTTCGCCGTGAAGGCGCTTCAGTTCCGTGCGCATCACCACCCGCAATTGTGCGTCCAGGTTGGACAGCGGTTCGTCGAGGAGGAACACGCCTGGATCGCGGACGATGGCGCGGGCCAGGGCGACACGCTGCCGTTGGCCGCCGCTCAGCGCACGGGGCTTGCGGTCCAGCAGGTGCTCGATCTCCATGGTCTTTGACGCCGCCAGTACGAGTCTTTTTCGTTCCTCCGCGGGCACGCCGCGCATCTTGAGTCCGAAGGCCACGTTGTCGAAGACACTCATGTGGGGATAGAGGGCATAGGTCTGAAACACCATGGCGATATCCCGCCGCTCGGGTGGAATGGCCGTTACGTTCCGGTCGTCGAACCACACCTCGCCC is drawn from Gemmatimonadota bacterium and contains these coding sequences:
- a CDS encoding DUF4268 domain-containing protein, which produces MWEDEALDFTPWLACNLNLVGDLIGKNLEFKKREKKVASFWFLDILAKDTDTGNLVAIENQLEWSDTDHMGRLIAYATILDARIAIWVAPEFTHEHAEVLRRLNEWTKKDIEFYGIKVEVIRKSPDSEPEPRFLKVVYPGGWDLGNILPVDPPAPPHIQKYPDFFEPLISKLRDTGFASERPIRMFGHTGRYFPSTENDGIWYAASLEGKNDAWVTVHIRNDDNEVTKNLFDQLEADKNRIVSRIEANFEPEWCWRRHDRHTFSSISIRKDGSIDDPADRLEETRAWMLDLLPKLKKVFDPWIAELLSDLQKRCR
- a CDS encoding SDR family oxidoreductase, with the translated sequence MSHPLFDLSGRVALVSGAAAGMGRATSIGFAEAGADLMLADINEEGMEDTAREIERLGRRAEPVVCDVSNGAQIRAMFARLDETYGRIDVLANIAGEGGINQLPLEITEAGLIQTLNTLVVGRYVCCQEGAKRMIEAGGGSIINIVSIAGLSALGRGHMSYSIAMGGVAQMTREMSTEWSSKGVRVNAIVCAQIMNEGLRKRIDADAKLGDTYLRGIPIGRLGKSEDIQGLAIFLASDASSWVTGALMPLDGGNTAKNAGGSHPGQPNAPDEQKY
- the uvrB gene encoding excinuclease ABC subunit UvrB translates to MPPFTVVSDYEPRGDQPGAIEELVQGVHRGDRHQCLLGITGSGKTYTMAQVIAQLQKPTLVISPNKTLAAQLYGEFKGFFPKNAVEYFISYYDYYQPEAYMPVTDTYIEKDSSVNEDLDKLRLRATSALLERRDVVIVASVSSIYSLGSPDEWKEFILLVEKGEAYERDMIMRKLIDMHYNRNDYDFARGTFRVRGDTLDILPADQEKGLRIEMFGDEVDRITEFDPLTGEVLAERDRIAIYPARHFVTTAPRLEQAMKAIEEELDERLRVLYDENKLLEAQRLEQRTRFDLEMMREIGFCAGIENYSMHLSGRSPGERPFCLFDFFPSDFLLVIDESHVSLPQVRAMYNGDRSRKTTLVEHGFRLPSALDNRPLTFEEYESMINQVIYVSATPADYELSQCQGVVVEQIIRPTGLMDPEIIVQPVENQMDDLLARIRERAERQERVLVTTLTKRMAEDLTDYLRQLNVRVRYLHSTIDSIERVEILRDLRLGKFDVLVGINLLREGLDLPEVSLVAILDADKEGFLRSERSLIQTAGRAARNVRGEVIFYADNITDSMRRAMEETNRRRTLQQEFNELNGIEPETVYKSIEEIIKTTAVADVKAVDDDMPILNTIAKMDQSTVVEELKHAMYEAAANLEFEKAARLRDEINRLESQPVK
- a CDS encoding ABC transporter ATP-binding protein — encoded protein: MARVRLTNLTKHFGDVVAVDDVSLDIADREFLTLLGPSGCGKTTLLNMIAGLESPTAGEVWFDDRNVTAIPPERRDIAMVFQTYALYPHMSVFDNVAFGLKMRGVPAEERKRLVLAASKTMEIEHLLDRKPRALSGGQRQRVALARAIVRDPGVFLLDEPLSNLDAQLRVVMRTELKRLHGELEMTFVYVTHDQAESLILSDRIVVMKEGKIQQIGTPESIYDSPANTFVAGFVGSPPINLLKGVLEQSGSSGWRVVGKGYACGVATSMIERMEQPEGREVYLGVRAEDIGISEALSSAGLASETGDQTGNKDQSVGHAEVVVREPMGSDLYLTVDVGGNNVKVRTRPDVRFDRGDSVDLSFDPEKIHLFDGETGDTLGPGI
- a CDS encoding rhomboid family intramembrane serine protease translates to MLLPLQAESPSFSRPVITYALLAANVAVFLFQWVLGPVGEQIFIFKTAAVPYELTRFVDRDTIPIPGTSLLYPDALVPFPLTLFTAMFVHGGFMHLAGNMLYLWIFGNSVESAMGAGRYLLFYLLTGLCATLVHVISEPDSAIPMIGASGAIAGILGAYFILYPRAYIKTFVLLFIFIQIIHVPAIIVLGIWFLRQILGIGSDGVAWYAHIGGFLVGMVLVRRFLQRRPRTIHINPGGEW